CGCCGCACGTGCTCGAACTGGCGGCGCGCTCGTTCGCGGTGCGCAGGCTGCGGCTGCTGGACGTCGGCTTCTCGGTGGGCGTCAACTGTGCTGCCGTTGCGGCGCTCGTGGACGCGTGCACCGAGCTTTCGCACCTGAACGTCGAAGGCTGCAAGGCCATGGACGATGCGGCCGTTACGGCGCTCTGCCGGCTACCGTACTTCCTGAGCCTCAACATCTCGCACTGCGGCTTGGTCACCGACGAGGGCATCGTTGCCCTGGCGCGTGGCTGCCCGCACCTCAGGTTCCTCAATGCCGACGGCATCCCCAGAATAACAGACAGGTAGGCGTTTTTGTGCTGCAAGGTGAAAGCAAACATTTGCGACTCCTCTTGTCACGCATGCTGGTTCCCATTTGGCCAACTATAATGTGGCTGCCATCGCCCGTGCCACTCGAAATTCACATATTCCGCCGCACAGTTACCGCTTATTGGCACACTTTGTGGCCGTAACGCTCAAATGG
The nucleotide sequence above comes from Rhipicephalus sanguineus isolate Rsan-2018 unplaced genomic scaffold, BIME_Rsan_1.4 Seq367, whole genome shotgun sequence. Encoded proteins:
- the LOC119377146 gene encoding F-box/LRR-repeat protein 20 is translated as MNRSYVGSDSNRIEFEDLPFELQLLVFSYLTHCELTVAARVSNSFRRLAYDPSLWKRVQVDCSDCDATSFGALLDRAPLLEDLTMRASPHVLELAARSFAVRRLRLLDVGFSVGVNCAAVAALVDACTELSHLNVEGCKAMDDAAVTALCRLPYFLSLNISHCGLVTDEGIVALARGCPHLRFLNADGIPRITDR